A portion of the Limanda limanda chromosome 3, fLimLim1.1, whole genome shotgun sequence genome contains these proteins:
- the psmd14 gene encoding 26S proteasome non-ATPase regulatory subunit 14, whose protein sequence is MDRLLRLGGGMPGLGQGPPTDAPAVDTAEQVYISSLALLKMLKHGRAGVPMEVMGLMLGEFVDDYTVRVIDVFAMPQSGTGVSVEAVDPVFQAKMLDMLKQTGRPEMVVGWYHSHPGFGCWLSGVDINTQQSFEALSERAVAVVVDPIQSVKGKVVIDAFRLINANMMVLGHEPRQTTSNLGHLNKPSIQALIHGLNRHYYSITINYRKNELEQKMLLNLHKKSWMEGLTLQDYSEHCKLNETIVKEMLELAKNYNKAVEEEDKMTPEQLAIKNVGKQDPKRHLEEHVDVLMTSNIVQCLAAMLDTVVFQ, encoded by the exons ATGGATCGGCTGCTGAGACTTGGAGGTGGAATGCCCGGCCTTGGCCAG GGTCCCCCAACAGACGCACCTGCAGTGGACACAGCAGAACAGGTGTACATTTCCTCCCTGGCCTTGCTCAAG ATGTTGAAGCACGGGCGTGCTGGTGTACCAATGGAGGTCATGGGATTGATGCTGGGAGAGTTTGTTGACGACTACACAGTGCGAGTGATTGATGTGTTTGCCATGCCCCAGTCAGGAACG GGTGTGAGTGTTGAAGCAGTGGATCCTGTTTTCCAGGCCAAGATGTTGGACATGCTGAAACAAACCGGCAG ACCAGAGATGGTGGTGGGATGGTACCACAGTCACCCTGGGTTTGGCTGTTGGTTGTCTGGCGTGGACATCAACACACAGCAGAGCTTTGAGGCCCTGTCAGAGCGAGCCGTTGCTGTTGTGGTTGATCCCATTCAGAGCGTCAAAGGAAAG GTTGTTATTGATGCCTTCAGATTGATCAACGCCAACATGATGGTTTTGGGTCATGAACCCAGACAAACCACATCTAACCTGGGTCATCTGAACAAGCCTTCAATCCAG GCTCTGATTCATGGACTCAACAGACATTACTACTCCATCACCATCAACTACAGGAAAAACGAGCTGGAGCAGAAG ATGCTGTTGAACCTGCATAAGAAGAGCTGGATGGAGGGACTGACCCTGCAGGACTACAGCGAGCACTGCAAGCTCAATGAGACCATTGTCAAGGAAATGCTGGAGCTCGCTAAGAACTACAACAAG GCCGTTGAGGAAGAGGACAAGATGACCCCAGAGCAGCTGGCCATCAAGAATGTCGGTAAACAG GATCCCAAGAGGCACTTGGAAGAGCACGTAGATGTTCTGATGACATCCAACATCGTTCAGTGCCTAGCGGCCATGTTGGATACCGTCGTTTTCCAGTGA